DNA from Geobacter sulfurreducens PCA:
CTGAATGATTCAACCTCGGCGAGGATGACGTCGATGATTTCGTCGCTCCTTCTGTCGCTCGTGGCTGACAGGAGCGTACAGAGCCTTGAGGACCCGAAAAATTCCCCATCAGGATTCCGAGCCTCCGTAATGCCGTCGGTGTAGAGAAGAACCACATCGCCGGGCTGGAGCTCAATCTGCTTCTCTTCGAATTCAACCCTGCGCTTCACTCCCAAGATGAGCCCCTCGGCGTCGAGCTCCATGCATGCGGTTTGACCGTTGCGGAAAATCAGCGGAGGGTTGTGCCCGGCATTCGCGTAGGAAAGCAGACGACGACGGGTGTCGTAGCGGATGTAGAACATGGTGATGAAGAGTTCCGCGCCTGAGAGATCGTCGTGAAGAAGCTCGTTGAGGGTTTCGAGGATTTCGCCGACGCTGCGGTCGGAACGCGCCTGGGCGCGCAGGACGCTGCGGGTTTCAGCCATGATGAGGGCTGCGCCGACGCTGTGACCGGAGACGTCGGCAATGACCATGTCCGCCCCGGACTCGCCATGCTGGAAATAGTCGTAATAGTCTCCTCCAACGTGGGTGGCCGGCTTGCACCGGCCCGCCACGGCCATGCCGGGGGAGAGTCGGCGGGGCCGAGGGGAGCAGCGAGAGCTGGATCTGCTTGGCGATTTCCATCTCCTTGACTACGCGCGCATTCTCTAGAAGGATGCGCTCCTTCTCTTCCCGCTCGCGCTCCTTCGCTTCCATTTCCGTGACGATTTTTACCGCCTGGGCCAACTGGCCGGCAAGGCTCTCCAGAAGGTTCAGGAAGGGCTCGTTGAACAGGCCGACGATGGTTCTGGAGAAGACGGACAGGATCCCGAAGGGGGGTTCCCCTTTGCGGGAGATGGGAATGTGGGCAAAGGACTTGATCCCTTCCTTCTGCATCAGTTCCCTGGTAAGCGGCTTGGTCATGTACTGGGTGTCGTTCACGAACTGAAGCCGATTGCTCAGAAACGCCTCGCCGATGTAGGTTTCGATCTCCGGCTCCCAATCTTTTCCGGCGATGCCGGCAATCCCCTTGCCGCTGTAGCTTCTGACCCGCAACACTCCCTTTTCGTCCACCAGCCGAATGACGGCAAGATCGAGCTTGAACTCCTTCAAGAGCAGGTTGAGGAGATCATCCATGATGATCTGCAGGTCAAGGGTCCGGTTCATGATCTCGGAGGCCCGGAGTCGTACATAGAGCGCTTCGCGGCTTTCGGCCAGGGATGCCTGGACGGTGCTGAATATGTCGTAGACCGGTTCCATGCGCGAACCGAGATCCGACAGATAGCTCTCCACGATGGCCCCCGCTGCGGCTGCCCCCACGGAGCCGGCGAGGGTCTTTTCCGTGAACCGTTTCAGCTTGGGCAGCTCGAACTCCGAGACCCCTCCCTGGGCGTCGATCTCGCGCGAGCCCACGTACTCGGTGATTGCCGCGTGGGCCTGCTGGTCGCCGATGAACTTTGACATGAGATTAACGAACTGCATGATGGTCACGGGCTTCGACATCCGCTTGGTTTCCCAGGGGACGCCGTTTTTCCGTGCCGTGAATACGTCGACGAACTTTCGCACCTGCTCTTTTTCCCGGTCCTTCTGGCGAAGGACGATGGACAGGGTCAGGTATCCCCCGACATTGAAAAGGAGGCTCCAGAAGAGGGAATGGGTCCAGATGTCGAACCCTGCGAGGCCGAAGAGCTCCGTCGGCTTGAGCAGGGTTATGCCGAAGGGGCCCTGGTCGAGAATTGCGCGGGGAAGCCATCCGGATATGATGATGGACGGCAGGAGAAGGGTATAGAACCAGAAAATGAAGCCAAGGACGATGCCGGTCAGGGCGCCGGATTTGTTCCCCCTGCGCCAGTAGAGTCCTCCCAGGAGAGCGGGGCCGAACTGTGCCGCGGCAGCGAAGGAAATGAGCCCCATGTTCACGAGCATGAACGTTTCGCCAACTACGGTCTGATAGATATAGCCGAGAAAAACCACGACAAAGATGCAGAGTCGCTTCAGGTTGATGAGCATGGTGGGAAACCAGGGGCGAGGCTTGAGTTTCACCACGATGGGCATCAGGAGGTGGTTGAGGAACATGGTGGAGATGGCGACCGACTCCACGATGATCATGCCTGCGGTTGCCGAAAAACCTCCCAGAAAGGCCAGGAGGGCCAGCCAGGAGTGGCCGGTCTGGAGAGGAAGGGTAAGTACGAAGAAGTCGGCGCCCAGGACGCCGCCGGTCTGGAGTATCCCCCCCAGCGCGATGGGCATCACAAAGAGGTTTATCAGGAACATGTAGGCGGGGAAGAGCCACATGGCCTTCTTGATATGCTCCTCGTCCGAGTTCTCGATGACCATTACGTGGAACTGGCGGGGGAGGAGCATGATGGCACCCATGGAAAGGTAGAGCGTCGTGAACCAGCGAGCGTGGGAGGTTGTGGAGGAGCCCCCAATGGTGGTCAGATTGTCCAGCAGGTGGCCCTGGGCATCGATGCGGGCGAAGATGTCGCCGAAACCGTTGAACATTCCGTAGGTCACGTAGATGCCCACAGCCATGAAGGCCACGAGCTTGACGATGGACTCTACGGCAATTGCGGCGACCAGTCCCTCGTGGCGTTCGGTGGAAACCAGCTTGCGGGCGCCGAAGATGACGCTGAAGGCGCTCAGGATCACCGCGGCAAAAAAGTTGGTGTGGAGCGAAACCGGGTAGTTGGTGTGCAGAAGCGGGAGTTGGACGTAAGGGTAGCCGCAGATGATGTCGAAGGTGGTTGAGACCGCCTTGAGCTGGAGTGCTATATAGGGCATGATCCCTACGATGGCGATGACCGTAACCACAGCGCCGAGCCACTGGGATTTCCCATAGCGGGAGCTGATGAAGTCGGCGATGGACGTGATGTTGTTTTCCTTGCAGATCCGCACGATCTTGCGCAGAAAAAACCACCAGGAAAAAGCGACCAGCGTGGGCCCCAGGTAGACGAGCAGGAAGTCGATTCCCGTGGTCGCGGCCTTGCCGACGCTGCCGTAGAACGTCCAGGACGTGTGATAGACGGCAATGGAAAGGGCGTAGACCAGAGGATTGGCAATAACGCTCCGGCCCTCTTCCTTTTTCTTGTCGGCGTAGTACGCCACCGTGAAGAGGAAGACAATGTAGAGCAGCGATATGCCGACCACCAGTTCGATGCTGAGGATCAACGGTGATCTCCTTCGTCGTGGTCGTCATCGGGAAGATCAATGGCCTTGGTGAAGAGGTAGATGACGAAGATGGAAACCACCCACCCGGCCTGGAAATAGAGGTACAGCTGCGGAATGTTGAATATCCGCCACGGTTTGTTGAATATCTGGGTGAAGGGGTAATTCATCATGATGATCCCCAGCACAAAGAAGATCACCCATGATTCCCTGAGTCGCAACCGCTTGAGGATGGCGCCGTTCAGCTTTTTCCACATGGCAGCAGCTCCAGTCCGTGGAGCACCTTGTCAACCATGGCTGACGCGGTGTCCGACGTGTCGATGCACAGGAGGTTTCCCTCCTGGTCCGAGGGGGGATCGAATTCGTCTTTTTGCCGGAGGTAGACCTCCCAAGTCCCGTCCGAGGGCTCGCTCCTGTCTTTCTGTCGCGAGTTGAGCCGGCTGCGGATTGTCGGCTCGGGGCAGACCGCATGCAGGATGACGAACGTCGCGCCGGCGTCCCGTGCCAAAGCCCCGAACCGTTCCCGGTCGGCGCGCCGGCGGAAGGTGGCATCCACAACGATGCTGCGGCCGCCCTCCAGGGCTACCCGCGCCCGGCGTTCCAGTTCCCCGTATGTCAGCAGCGAGAATCGGTCCGTATAAATCCCTGCGCCGTAATCTTGGTCCGGCCGCTCCGTGGAGCGTAGTCCCGCAAGCTCCTTTCTTACCACATCGGAGGAGGCGATTTCCAGCCCCAGGTCCAGGGAGAGCTCCCGTGACAGACGGCTTTTTCCTGTGCCGGTTAGTCCGCAGGTAATGAAAAGGGTTGGCGGAAGTCCCTGCCTCACCGCATAGCCCCGTGCCAGGCGAAAGTACCGGGATGCCCGTGCCGCGGCTGCCTGTTTTTCGTTTTCCGGTATCTGCGGATCAGAGAGCCGCATGCTCTCCACTTTACCCCGGACAAAGGCCCGATACACCTTGTAGAAGTCGATCATTTCAACGACGCTCGCATCGTTGGTGATCCGCGTGTACTCGTCCAGGAAAGCGGCTCCCAGATCAGGTCGGAGGACGAAGTCGAAATCCATGAGCAGGAAGGCGATGTCTGCCGCAGTGTCGCCGTAGCGGAACCGATTGTTGAACTCGATGCAGTCGAAAATGCAGACGCGGCCGTCGGCGCCGAGGCAGATATTTTCCATGTGAATATCGCCGTTGCCGTCGCGGATGCGGCCGTCCCCGACCCGCGCGGCAAAGAGGTCGACCCGCTCCGCCATGAATCGTTCGACCCATCCTCTGATGAAGTCGTGATCCCCCGCGCTCAGAGTGATGCCGCAGTAAGGGCGAGTCTGCTGGAAGTTCTCCACCCAGTTGGCATTGATAGTGGCGAGGTCGCCGAACGCATCTATTTCAGAGCTGTGTTCCGCCTCCAGGTGAAAGGTGCCGACAACGCGCGCCACAGCCCGGATCTCCGGCTCTCCGGCCAGGCCGGCCGAAAGCAGCCGGTCGAGCATGCGGTCCGCCGGCAGCCGCTTCATTTTGACCGCGTGATCGATGACCTGTCCTTCGCCGACGAACGCGGCTCCGGCCGGAGTATCACGCACCTCTGCCACGCCGAGATAGATGTCAGGGCAGAGCCTGCGGTTGAGGCGAACCTCCTCTTCGCAGTAGAAACGGCGCCGATCCGGGGTTGAAAAGTTGAGGAAGCCGAAGTCTACGGGTTTTTTTACCTTGTAGGCGAAGTTGTCGGTGAGAAAGATGTAGGAGACGTGGGTCTGGACCAACTCCACGGAGCCGGTCGGATCCGGGTAGGCGGAAGGCTTCAGCAGTGACCGAACGTGGTGTTGTTCCATACCGCTTCCATGGGAAGAAAAGTTATGTCAACAGTACCACAAACCCCGGTCGGTGCAAGGTTCCGGAGCCCAGAGAAACATTTGACGGTGTGGGGTTAATGTGCTAGCTTTCTTCCAAGGTTGCAGGCATGTTTCCTCCGGTGTCGACTGTCTTTAGGACGGTGCGGATCACGACTTCAGGATCATTCCACGACAACGGAATCCATTGTGTGGCGAGTGGGGCTTCGGCTGCCTCCGTCCATCGTCGCGTGCCCGCGACCGACCGTCACGGCAGGTGTCTCCATGAATACGACAACCGTTGCAGCGCTCTTGACCCTTTTTCTTGTTATTCCCGGCTGCGCTACCAGTGGAGCGGTAGGAGCGCTGCCCGTCAATGAGGCGAGTTTCAAGCCGACTGTTGACATTGCCGGGTCGCGCGCCCTGTATATTTTCGCCAGGGCGCGGCTGCAGCTGCTGGAAGGGGACGTGGACGGAGCCCTGACGCTGCTCAACGGTGCCATCGAAGCAGATCCGGGCTCAGCATATCTCCACACTGCGGTTGCTGAGATCTACATGAAGACGGGGCGGGCCGAAGACGCACTCAAGGCGTGTGAAAATGCCATCAGGCTCGATCCTTCGTACCGTCAGGCCCGACTGCTGGCCGGTGCCATTCTGGCCAGTCTCAAGCGCGATAGAGATGCGGTTCCCCATCTGGAAAAGGCTATCGAGCTCGATCCGTCTCGGGAAGAGGCCTACATTCATCTGGCCGTATCCTACCTGAAGCTGTTCGAGTACGAGAAGGCGGTAAATACGCTCAAGTCCCTCGTTAAGGTCAAGCCCGAATCAT
Protein-coding regions in this window:
- a CDS encoding AAA family ATPase; this encodes MEQHHVRSLLKPSAYPDPTGSVELVQTHVSYIFLTDNFAYKVKKPVDFGFLNFSTPDRRRFYCEEEVRLNRRLCPDIYLGVAEVRDTPAGAAFVGEGQVIDHAVKMKRLPADRMLDRLLSAGLAGEPEIRAVARVVGTFHLEAEHSSEIDAFGDLATINANWVENFQQTRPYCGITLSAGDHDFIRGWVERFMAERVDLFAARVGDGRIRDGNGDIHMENICLGADGRVCIFDCIEFNNRFRYGDTAADIAFLLMDFDFVLRPDLGAAFLDEYTRITNDASVVEMIDFYKVYRAFVRGKVESMRLSDPQIPENEKQAAAARASRYFRLARGYAVRQGLPPTLFITCGLTGTGKSRLSRELSLDLGLEIASSDVVRKELAGLRSTERPDQDYGAGIYTDRFSLLTYGELERRARVALEGGRSIVVDATFRRRADRERFGALARDAGATFVILHAVCPEPTIRSRLNSRQKDRSEPSDGTWEVYLRQKDEFDPPSDQEGNLLCIDTSDTASAMVDKVLHGLELLPCGKS